The Spirosoma sp. SC4-14 DNA window GAAGAATTATTCGCTGATCGTCGGCATATAAATCGGCGGCTTTATTGATGACGCCAGTTACCTCAAAAATCTCATTTTTGGGCAAAGGCATTTTGGCAAAATCAGAAAACGAAGTAGCAATATCACTCAGGTTATCGATCTGGTCGAGCAACGAATCGAAAGTGCGCTGAATGACCCGACGCATAGCCGGATCGTTTGTGCTGGCAGCCCCTTCGGTTCCATTTACATTTGGGAAAGTCCGCTGCAAATGCTGCAAGGTCAATTTCATGGGCGTCAGCGGATTTTTGATCTCGTGCGCAACCTGCTTGGCCATTTCGCGCCAGGCCGACTGTTTCTCGTTCTGCGCCAATGCCTGCTTACTTTCTTCCAGCTTCACAAGCATTCGGTTATACTCCCGAATCAACAACCCAATTTCATCATCAGAACGCCACGGCAACGGTTCATTAGGTTGGTCGAGATTTGTTTTCCGTATCTTCTGGGTCAGTAGTTTCAGCGGCTTGGTCAGCACATTGGAAGCGAAATACGACAGGATCAGAAAGAACAAAAACAGACCGGTGAAGATGCTGAGTGCCGATGAAATGACTTCAATAATTTGCCGGTCAAGTTCAGGCCGGGCATAAAAATAAGGAATACTTAAAACACCCAGCAGGCGACCATCGTATGATTTGATACCAGCATACGCTGTTCGATATTGCTTACTGCCCAGCGACTCATTTAACAAAATCTGATTTTCCTTATCCTCAACAATGTGGATAAAAGCCTCTGGATTGATGTATTTAGAGAGATGCCCGCTTTCGTATATCAGCGGTCGCGTAGATGTGCTAAGTAACCCATTCTTATCGAACAGGCTAATGTCAACACTGGCATCGCGTGCGATCTTGCGCAATTCTTCCTCCATCGACGCTTTACTACGTCGTCCCTGCTGGTATTCGTCCAGATAATTTTCAAAGTTGGAAGCAATGTTACGCGTGTTATTAATGTAGCTATTCTCCTGATTAGCAATATAGTTAGAACTAATTACGCTCAGAATAATCACAATAACCAGAAGCAGCGGCAAAAAGAACGCCACATTCAGCAGAATCTGAATACGGGTTGAATAGTTGATACTAAACTGGGAAAACCCGTAATACACGGCATATATGATAATAACAATCAGTACGGTCAGTACCAGTAGTAGATATAAAAAAGAAAAGTTCGAAAATATATTCTGGAACGGATATTCGGCCGACGAAACCACCACGATACGCCCATCCTGACCGCGCTGCCCTACGTGCTGATAGCCATTGGCAATGAGGCCGGTTGTGTATAGTGCTGGATTTGCCAGGAGAGCGGGCGGCATCTTTCGGTCATAATTATAACTACCCGCACTGTATAAAATTCGGCGCAGCGAGGTGTCGCCAGCGGCTGGTCTACCCAGAATAGCATAGCTATATTCCTGTGTATCGGAACTATGCATAAATTTTGTATCGACAAGCAGTTCAGGATAAACACTTTTCGGACGCTCATTGCGCAATCGAAGATCCAGCACAACATAACCCAGGGTGTCGGCAAGGGTCGATGTGGCACCCAGCTTATCATGCAGAATCGGCACAAAACAAACGTATTGTTTAATAAACTGATTGCCAACCTCATTAATAAAATTAACCCCCAAATACTGAGTTTTGTACTCAGGCCGACCATAGCGGGCTTTCAGACTGGCTAATGAGTTGGCATTCGGGCCAATATCAAGCGATTGCCCGTTTGCCAGAAATGCCAATACGTCGATATCGTATTTATCAAAATATTTGTCCAGATGAACGCTTTTGATCCGTTGCTGAATGCGCTCCCGAACCAGCAGCGTATCTCGGCGCAGGAGTCGGGCAATATCGGCATCGTTTCGAATTGATTCCTGCGCTTTGCTGAGTAAGAATTCACCAAATTCGTCATTCTCTGCCAGCAACTGCGATGCAAACTCCCGCTCATGAACCAGTTGCTTCTTTATTTCCTGATTATAAACCACATAGGCGGT harbors:
- a CDS encoding HAMP domain-containing sensor histidine kinase, translating into MKRIDHHIFLGLAVLAAVLSVLCYWFLEENAPGATDEQYMTAVQQRVKDEIRVSTDELNRVSEKLQKSSDTTFAGMSQPTRYPYFIFRKQIGQPEAPQLVFWSDYRFIPSYSRIAAVTYPTLVDFEQGKYIVSHRRIRRGVDSLDVFSLINIYRHYQNNNTYLQSGYNSSLFAIDPEAIVNDRTTVYQAIYDNTPVYLFSVIPPKVNTYRNQSTPVNTVILATLGVIFLGLFVLLTLIKLKRRRQFERGFIWLAAYLVLLRALMLYFGVPFLFIESDLFNSRFYASSVLVPSLGDLLLNAIVILILAYYWVSTYYRSHSYRRLIYLPSPAKKLLSVVCVVLSYLVFACCYDELNNIYEKSQFTLDITLNIRFSLLKIVCLIVFVTISSIYFLLIHLLASVFLRFNRVRTEGSLWILAGTLVAFLIFYAIDWVLDPILLLNGLYFLFVYLGRFVRALYTFRYKTSVYLFLAAFICAVTTAYVVYNQEIKKQLVHEREFASQLLAENDEFGEFLLSKAQESIRNDADIARLLRRDTLLVRERIQQRIKSVHLDKYFDKYDIDVLAFLANGQSLDIGPNANSLASLKARYGRPEYKTQYLGVNFINEVGNQFIKQYVCFVPILHDKLGATSTLADTLGYVVLDLRLRNERPKSVYPELLVDTKFMHSSDTQEYSYAILGRPAAGDTSLRRILYSAGSYNYDRKMPPALLANPALYTTGLIANGYQHVGQRGQDGRIVVVSSAEYPFQNIFSNFSFLYLLLVLTVLIVIIIYAVYYGFSQFSINYSTRIQILLNVAFFLPLLLVIVIILSVISSNYIANQENSYINNTRNIASNFENYLDEYQQGRRSKASMEEELRKIARDASVDISLFDKNGLLSTSTRPLIYESGHLSKYINPEAFIHIVEDKENQILLNESLGSKQYRTAYAGIKSYDGRLLGVLSIPYFYARPELDRQIIEVISSALSIFTGLFLFFLILSYFASNVLTKPLKLLTQKIRKTNLDQPNEPLPWRSDDEIGLLIREYNRMLVKLEESKQALAQNEKQSAWREMAKQVAHEIKNPLTPMKLTLQHLQRTFPNVNGTEGAASTNDPAMRRVIQRTFDSLLDQIDNLSDIATSFSDFAKMPLPKNEIFEVTGVINKAADLYADDQRIILQRQIAPGPVMVKGDRQLIGRTITNLIINGIQSVPPERKPILNLRLYTNDDDVQIEIHDNGAGIPEAIRKKVFLPNFSTKRGGSGLGLAIAKRGVEHAGGSIWFETTEGVGTSFFLSLPLAGQAETETELAKQSTNR